CCTTTATTATACAACAAGTTCTCAGATGGATTGAGCTTATGTTgggatatttaattatatttcaataattttttttaataatgcacAAGTTTGGGGTACCTGGCATCAGGTCAGTCAGAAAAgtatacgactcttgatctctgagtcatgagtttgagtcccacgttgggtgtagagactacctaaacaaacttaaaacaaactaaaaaaaataatgtacaggCTTAATTATGTAGTTTCACACTTTTTAATAACCtcattatactttaaaaaattctcttgggtaatcttgcttatttttttcccgACAGCTTCAGAATTGGCTTAGCTGAGGGGTAGCAAGAAGGAGTGGACTTAAATCCTGACTGCTGCTTAATAGCCCTATTATTTGGGCAAGTTTCTTTacctctttgcctcagttttttcataaaaattgtacctacctcatagagttgttgtgagaattaatggAAATAATATAGAAAAGCTCTCAAGGCAGTGCCAAGCACCTAATGAGCACtaaatgtttgttattattattaaccagTTCAAGAATCCTGAAACAATTATAGATGATGGAAACTGGAGTGGTAAGTAGAGGCATTTAGactaaggaatttattttattaaggagACAATATCAATTTTGGAAAGCttaaggaatagagaaaaaagtaaatgtaagtATGGGTCTTAATAACTAAGGATATGCTGCCTCCAGAagactcactttatttttattttttaaagatttatttattgagagagagagggagagaagcctgggcagaggaagagggagagacaacttggagatcatgacctgagccaaaagagttgcacacttaactgactgagccacccaggcaccctgactcagtttatctattttttaattatttaagtgatctctacacccaacctggggctcaaactcacaaccctgaaatcaagaactggatgtTTTACCCAGTGAGCCAGTAAGGTGCCCCCAAAagactcactttattttttttaaagattttatttatttattcatgataggcacacagagagagacagagaggcagagacacaggcagaaggagaagcaggctccacgcagggagcccgacgcgggactcgatcccgagtctccaggattgcgccctgggccaaaggcaggtgccaaaccgctgcgccacccagggatcccaagactcaCTTTAGATCAAAGACGCCAATAggctgaaagtgaaaaaaatggaaaattatattcCATGTAAATAGTAACTAAAAAAGAGCTGGAGTGGCTCTGCTaatttcaaacaaaatagactataAGTCAAAAGAGACttaagatattatatatttttgttatatacatATTGTTTGTTATAAGAGACAAAGACATGATATGTTAATAAAAGAGTCAATTAATCAAAGTgctataggggtacctgggtggctcagtggttgagcatctgcctttggctcagtgtgtgatcctggggtcctaggatcaagttctgcatcaggcttcacacggggagcctacttctccctctgcctgtgtctctgcctctctgtgtctcttatgagtaaataaataaaatttttaaaaactcaaggaactataacaattataaacctaTGTACCAACAAAAGAGGCTCCAAATATATAATGCAATGACATTCAGTGAggaattgaagaaagaaatagacacTTCCACAATAATAGTTTAGATTTCAATACCCTACCTGCAATGATGGATAGAACTGCTAGATGAAAGATCAATAAGAAACAGAGGACTTACACCTCACTACAAATCAATTAGACCTAATAAACTTCACCCAATAATAGAACACTCTGCCCAGCAACAGCAGAATATCCATTCTTCTCTGTTGTACATAGAATATTCTTCAGGATAGACTATattttaggtcacaaaacaaatcttGATAAATTCTAAAAGATGTAAATTGTACAAAGTATTTTCACTGACACAATGAAAGgaagctagaaatcaataacagaaggaaaacaggaaaattcaCAGATATGTGGAAAGTAAGTGGTACAAGCTTAaataaccaatggatcaaagaagaaatcacaagggaaattagaggataccttgagacaaatgataGTAACAAGGGAGGCAGTAAAAAGGTCAGTGGTTTCtaggggctggtggggagggagagatgaatagATGGAAGACAGGGTTTTCAGGCAGTGAAACTGTCCTATATACTGTCATGGTGgctacatgtcattatacatttgacCAAACCCAAAAAATGTacaccaagagtgagccctaatgtaaactgtaTACTTTGGGTGATAATGTGTCAGTGAAGGTTTATTGATTGTACAAACTATACCACTCTGATGTGGGATGTTGGTAGTGGAAAAGGCTATGAGGGTGAGGGCGAGGGATATATAGGGACTCTGCAcattccactcaattttgctgtgaacctaaaactgctgtAATAAATAAAGgctattaacacacacacacttgcatgcacagatacatacatacaatacactaaaaccagggcagccccagtggctcagcagtttagcgtcgccttcagcccagggtgggatcctggaggcccaggatggagtcccacgtccagttcctacatggagcctgcttctccctctgcctgtgtctctgcctccctccctccctctctctctcacgcataaataaatacaatctaaaacaaaaacaatatactAAAACCTGTGGGATTCACTGAAAGCACTGcacagagggaaatttatagcagtaaatacctatttataaaaagaataaccAACCATCTCAAATCAACAATTTAACGCCACcacttaaggaactagaaaaataaaagcaaactaaactcaaatgtaacagaaagaaataataaaaatgagagcagaggtaaacaaaatagaaaattttgaaaatcagaaatgaaagaagggacattaatctttctcaaataaataaaatatatagttttaaagattttatttattcattcatgagaatatacagagaggagagagagaggcagagacaccggcagagggagaagcaggctccacgcagagaacccgacacgggactcgattccaggtccccaggaccacactctgggccgaaggaggtgctaaaccgctgagccacccaggctgccctcaaataaataaaatcttttttaaaaaaatctcacccAAAGCACCCTCTaagttggcacataaaattaactatcacaatTGTGAATATAGCTTTTTGTTTCAGCTTCTGCTTTCCTAAACTGAATTTAATTATCTTCTGATTCTTTCCTCACCTGTATCTGATCTATTCTTACTtccagttattgtatttttcaatttaagaGTATCCACGTGAGTATCTTTCACAGTTTCTAGGTCTCTGTTGGTCATCTTATTTCTTGGACATATTAATCACATTTATCTTAAAATCTGGGTTtgataaatattacttaaattctctccagatatgtttctcttttttatttttacatttatatatcatatagatTCACCTTAGATATGGAATGAAATCAGAAACTGGGTTGCTTTCTTCCAGGTATGTTTCtatttagtactttttttttctgatgggtacttaattcttgtctttttcaatTCCTGTTTTTGAATGCCAACCATTGTCTATAAAGAATTGTAGAGATCATTTGAAGCTTATAAGTAACTGCTTATAGTAGGCAGTTAGGATAGAGGaagatcatctttaaaaaaaaaaatttcctcccaGATTcattgaagtgtaattgacaaatatatatatatttcaaatatatatatttcaagtgtacaaagtaatgatttgatatacatatgtatttagaAATGATtcccacaatcaagttaattaacacatccattacctcacaGAGTTAgctttttgtatgtgtgtgtgagaacacAAGATGCACTCTCAGCAAGggctgcctgtgtggctcagtcggttaagcatctgccttcagctcaagtcaggatcctggggtcctctccctctgccccttcccctcctcatgctcacgctctctcgctctctcgctctctctccctccaataaataaataaaagcttaaaaaaaaaaaaaaagatgtactctCAGCAAATTCCAAGTACTTAGCCATGGTCTTTCTTCCCATGGTTTCAGTCACTTGTGGTCTCAATTACCAGGGGTGGTCAACtatggtctggaagcagatggtcTTCCTGATGTATCTTTAGATGGTCAatagtgtgggatccctgggtggcgcagcggtttggcgcctgcctttggcccagggcgtgatcctggagacccgggattgagtcccacatcgggctcccggtgcatggagcctgcttctccctctgactatgtctctgcctctctctctgtgactatcataaataaataaaaattaaaaaaaatttagatggtCAATAGTGGCCTAAGACTATATCGCAATGCCTAGATCAtacacctcacttcatctcatcacataggcactttttttcttttaagtaagctctaagcccaatgtgggctttgaactcatgatcccaagattgggatcaggagtcacatgctccaccgactgcaCCAGCCTGGTGCCCCTCATCATGTAGGcactttatcatctcacatcatcatcaCAAGAATTGTGAGTACAGTAcggtattttgagagagggagagaaaccacattcacataatttttatgatagtaggttatgattgttttattttattaattactgtTATTAATCTCATATTGtgcctaacttataaattaaatgttatcATAAGTgtatatgtataggaaaaacagTACAGATAGGATTTAGtactatctgcagtttcaggcattcCCTGGGGGGGTgtcttggaatgtatcccccAAAGGTAAGGGCgatacaatgcagtattattaattatagtaacAGTGCTATAAATCATTAGCTCCTCAGAACTTACTCATAACTGAAAGCTTGATCAACCTCTCTCCACTTctctcagcccccagcccctgacaaccactactCTACTCTCTGTTACTATGAGTTTGACCTATTTgtttaggtaatctctatacccaacacagggctcgaactcacaattcTAAGGATCGAGAGTCTCAAGCGGTaccgacggagccagccaggtgcccctcccctctttAAAATGccgtagtatttgtctttctctgtcttgcctatttcactcagcataatgcccttcCATTTCAACCGTGTTGTCACAAACAATAGGGTTTCcttctttgttatggctgagcagtattccattgtatgtatctACTACAGATGAAGAATCAAAGCTATTTTTTGCAATCAACCTGGCACAGGGGTCAAGGTCTCAGAGAAGAGAGCTTAACATTTGGTGTTGCTTGCATCACCAGGGCATTTGCCAATTTGAAAGAAGCTGCTGAGAGCCCAGCTCAAGCCACCTAGGATTAGGGGTGGTGGTAGTGGACAAAAATTAGACCTCAAAGCCCACCAAAGAGAAGGTATCCTGATAAACAGCCCAGGAATTAAGTTAGGACCCCCAACTGTACTCTGAAATAAGGGTGAATATGAACTGTACCACCTTTCACAGACTATACTATCCAATCAAATCAGCTCAAATCCTGGTTGGACTAAGGCAATGGTGCAATCTTAGGACCCCTGAGGACTTTTTTAGGGAGTCAGGGAGGACAAGATTATCTGCAGAATAatgtaatttgccttttttttttttccacatctgcaCTCAGTGTAAAAGCAATGGAAGAGTAGGTCTCGGGCCCTCTGCAGTGAATCAAGGTAGTGGCATCAAGCCATATTAGTAATCACTATTCTCTTCACCACCACACacttaaaattagaaagaaaagacaggCAGGTTCACTTAACACTGTCCTTGATAAAGCAGAGTAAACCATTACTCCTATTCATTTCAACTCGAGCAAGTCTTTTGTAAAGTACTAAAGTACTTCCAGAAGTACAATTGTTGCCCTGAGGAAACACACCTATGTAGTTGTTTGAGTTGTAAGCTGAATTAGCCTCTTCTTTCATGGAACACCAAGTTTACTTGAAAGAACACCTGAGAAACAAGCTACTGTTATTGTTATCGGGACTTGGGTATTTGGCAGACATCTCCAAAACGAATAAAGTGATCCCATCACTTCAGGGGAACCAATTGACAATATTTGctgccaaaaataaaatttgagcttGACAGTGTCCTACTCCTTTAACACTTTTCCAATAAAACCAGTGATGATATAACCAAGTATCATTTTTTGGTATTGTGTAATGAAATGAATTGGcattggagggacacctgggtggctcagcggttgagcgtctgccttcggctcaggtcatgctcctggagtcccgagtcggggtccccgcggggagccagcttcttcctctgcctatgtctctgcctctttctgtgtctctcatgaatgaataaataaaatctaaaaaaaaaaaaaaaagaaaagaattggcaTTGGAAAGATCTGCCTAATTCAGTGAACCAATCATTTTCATATGATTAATGCATGATGTTAATAAATCATGCAtgcagggtgcctaggtggctcattcagCTAAGCAACCCACTCttgattccggctcaggtcatgatttgagggtcatgagatagagtcccacgtggagctctgctgagcataaagcctgcttgggattctctctctctctctgcccttccccttctgcacacacacactctctctcttaaaaaaaaaaaaaaatcatgcatgtgtaaaatatccatttttagTGCAAGGTAGAACAATAGATTCTAACATCGGAATATGAAAACTTCAATGACTTGGTTTCAAGTTCCACAATGCAGCCAATCTTTAACAAACTACCACTTGTTTAGCTTAGTATACtatcaaaaaagaatattcacaaatatgtggaaaggCTATAAGGTTTATtagtattactttaaaatatattcataagttttttttcataagtaagtttttaaatctcttttaataaTGCGAAAAATATCCATAGATATAACCCACATAGCTCTCTGGagtcctcagtaatttttaagaaggTAAAATGATCTTGAGAACAGTGGATTAAGATGATCTTAATCCatcagatgacatgattatatggagaaaaccctaaagattccaccaaaaaaaactgTTATAACTGATAAAGGAATCCAGGAgcgttgcaggacacaaaatcaaggACCCCCAAATCACTtgtgtttttatacactaacCAAGAACTaccagaaaaattttttttttccctgcaaagAGCTGTACTGTTTCACTTGGTTCACAGCTTGGGCGAGGACTAAAAGGCTACCtaggggctgcagggagaggctCACGCAGAAGCCCCCAGaaccggggcggggggcagaggggcccCTCCAAGGCTCCGGAGGCTGCCGGTCCGCTGCAGGGAGAGCCCCTGGAAGGGATGCTGTGCGGCCCGGCCCGCCGAGCTCAGGCAGGTGCACCCCATCTTCCCGAGGAGCCTCACCTGCTCCTCTAGGTTCTCTGGCAGGTCCCGAGTCTACGCGGGCACTGCCCGGGGCTTGCAGAGCCACGAGGGCCTGCTTCTGGTTCTCCCGGGGGTTCAGGGGTTTGCAGGGTCCGTCCCGGGAGGCCTCTGCTCGTCCTGCGGGAGGGCGCGGCCGCGGGGCCGGGTTTGCACCCAAGGGCTCCCGGCGACCCGGCGCTGGTCCCCGGCCCGCTCGCGGAGGAAGTGGCCTCGGCGTGCAGAGCCACAGCGTCGCGGTGGAAGTAGAGGCCCAGgcggaggagggcaggaggccgGCAGGTGCAGGCGGACCGGGCGGCGGGCCGCGGCCTCCACGTGGGCGGAAGGATCCCCGCAATCCCGGAGCTGGTAGCGGGTGGGCAGTAGGGGCTGAGCTCGGGAGCTGCTGCGGCCTGGTCcccagagcaggaggggagggaggatggctCTGAAGATTTCGATTGGAGGTTGATCAGAGGTTGGAAGGACCTGAAGCCTAGAAAGAGGTAAGGTAGGCCCACAGGTTACTAATTACAAAGCGATACACTTTACAGTATAGAAATCAGGTGGACACTATTTTAACTAAATGATCAAACTTATCACAGGCCTCCCGATGTGGCACATTATCATCTATGCAGTACTTCTGCCAAAACCTGCATAACATCCTTATGGCAAAAACAGTTGGACAAATCTATATTGAAAGACATTCTGCAAAAAAACTGACCTagactattaaaaaatattagtcatgaaagttttctttttttattttttatttatttatttattttaatttttatttatttatgatagtctcacagagagagagagagagaggcagagacacaggcagagagagaggcaggctccatgcaccgggagcccgacgtgggattcgatcccgggtctccaggatcgcgccctgggccaaaggcaggcgccaaacccctatgccacccagggatcccagttttcttttttttaaagattttatttatttatccatgagagacacagagagaggcagccacataggcagaggaagaagcaggctcccaggactccaggctcacgtccagaaccaaaggcagagaggctcaacggctgagccacccagatgcccctctttttttttttttttttttttaatgggaaactgctttctctttatttaggCTTTAGGAAGAAGGTTAACTTTGTTCAtgtattacctttaaaaaaaaaatccagtttgaCATAGATAGGACCAATGATCAGACAAataatttcttctgtaaaatttggctaaattttataaaaaatacaatatacagTGTAATTCACATTATATAAAGATTCCTTGGGATCATAACATTCCAAATGTATGACAGTTGCCACTCCATCCTAACAGATgtcaaaatatttgctttcatgTTGCTTTGGTTCAAAGACCAGTGTCTAACCTTCTGCCAAAATTAATTTAGATTGTTATTGACAGTAGAAATACCCATGATGAATAATACtattacaaaatataataacatGAACATATCACTATATCAGATAAactttttataagagaaaaatatgaaggaacaaaaaaagatgaaacagctaccacagtgtgcctgggtggctcagtgggttaagtgtctgccttgagctcaggtcatgatcctggggccctagtATCCTGTCCTGTGTCCCAcacactgggctcccagctcagcagggagtctgcttgtccctcccctcacttgtgctctctctcaaataaataaataaataaataaataaataaataaataaattttaaaaaagaggtcaGGTGGtgctaaaatgaaaggaaattgagttttgtatttattattttgtacaaCTTTTTGCAAAGATGGTTATAGTCATGCCCATAAAGGTGTAACCCATGCATCTGAGGGCAAAtgtttttggtaattatttaaaAGGGCCTTTCAAATAATTACAATGTAAAAGTCTGTGCTCTATGAGGACTCTCCACTGTGCTTATAATAATAAGGCgtacttttatttatgtttatttttattctagtatagttaacatacagtgttagattagtttcaggtctacaataGAATggttcaacaattccatacatgactcagtgctcagcacagtgagtgtgctcttaatcctcttcacctagtTCACCTGTCCCCCTACCTGCCTCctctctggcagccatcagtttgttctctatagttaacagtctgttttttgtgttttttttttttttaattttattcatttatttatgagagacacagagagagagaggcaggctccatgcagggagcctgatgcaggactccatcctgggactccaggatcatgccctgggcccaaggcaggcgctaaactgctgagccacccaggcgtcccaacagtctgttttttgttttttctcttttttctttgttcatttgttttgtttcttaaattccatacatgagtgaagtcatgtggtatttgtctttctctgacatataaGCATTATACTCTTAAtccatccatattattgcaaacggcaagattttattctttttttacagctgagcaatattctatatatatatatgtatatcttctttatccattcatctattgatggacacttgggatacttccataatttggttattgttgcaataaaataaatactgctGCAAtcaacatagaggtgcatgtatctttcgaattagtgttttcatattctttggggtAAGTTAAttcccagtagtggaattactggatcaaatggtaattctatttttatttttttgaggaacctccatactgtcttccacagtggatgcaccagtttgcaGTCCTGCCAACAGCACacgtgtttctttttctccacatccttgccaacacttgtttcttgtgtttttttagccattttgacaggtgtgaaataatatctcattatgtctttgatttgcatttccttgatgatgagtgctgttgagcatcttttcatgtgtctgttggtcatctggatgtcttctttgaagaaatgtctgttcatgggttccactcatttttaaaattaagtttgtatagtttatttgcttatttacttttgagtaatctctatatccGACATGAGGGTTGAACTGACAACTCTGAGATAaagagttgcaagctctactgactgacccagtcaggtgtccctgttccacccatttttaaatttgattatttgttgttttttttttttttggtgttgaactgtaaaaattctttatatattttggatactaacgcTTTATTGGAcatggcatttgcaaatatcttgtccatTTGgtatgttgtctttttaaatttatttttaaaggttttatttatttatttattaaaaagagagtgtgggggatccctgggtggttcggtggtttcgcgcctgccttcggcccagggcgtgatcctggagactcaggatcgagtcccgcgtcgggctccctgcgtggagcctgcttctctctctctctctctctctctctctctctctctctctctctctctctctctcggcctctctctctctgtatctctcattaataaataaataaaatcttaaaaaaaaaaaaaagaaacatacgaGTTCAGCCCCTAAGGGGCGCTGTCCTCACCCAGAGGCCAGGGCAACCGCAGGACCGGGACGCAACTCTTCGGGGGTGGACTTGGCTCttggccaggccccgccccgcgcgcacGCGCATGCGCCCGCGGGTCCGGCCGCCCCGCTCGCTCCAATTCGGCTCCCGCCTGCGCTCAGGTAGCGGGCGGAATGCGGGGGAGGGGCGCCGCCCGAaggcggggctggagggggagTCTCGGGCCGCGGGGCGCCTTTGTTAGAGCCTCCACGAAGGCTGCTGTAACTTGCGATACAAGGCGGAGCTGTTACTGCAGCTGCCCcttccggggtggggggcagttctTGGGTCTGGGGGCCTCCGAAGCGCCCTCCGTGACCTGCACGCACCTGCTGCTGTTTTTTTCGCTCCAGTCCGGCGTCTCCGCACCTCTCCAGCTCTCGCACCCGGATCCGTGGGCTCCCGGGCCGAGTCGGGTGTCCCGGGTAGCTTGAGGACACGGGGCTGGGCAGGTGCCGAGAGCCTGCGCCTGGCCCCATCCTGCGGGACGGAGCCGCTCGGAGCCCGAGGCGAGGAGCCCCTGGGGGACTGCGTGCGGCCGCCCGCGCCGCTCGCGCCTACGCCTTCCGCTCCGATTGCTTTCCCAACCGTGCGGAAAAGCCGGGGGCGTGTTGCCCGAGCCCTGGGAGGCGGGCGGGCTCGGCACTGCCGCCTGAAGTCCGCGGGTGCACCTTCCCGCCTTCGGGCCGTGTTGTCACGGACCCTGCAGCCCCCAGCCGGCCAGAGGGCACCCCATACTGACGTTACAGGGTAAAGGGGCCAGAGGCAGTTGAGTGACCCAACCACGATCCCAGCCtttgcgggggcgggggggctttcGGTGCAGCACAGGGCCTGCCATGGAAAATGTCTCTTGCTTACGATTCTGCAACTGCATGAACAGTTACCGCAGTGTGTGCTGAGCATTGGAAGTTACAGGGCTTGAGTCAGTCTTAAGACTTGGGAATCGGATTGTTGGGGGTAGGTGTctaatggagagagagagagagagagagagagtgtgtgtgtgtgtgtgtgtgtgtgtggaaactAACCCAGCACTGAGTGCAGTGTTTGGCAGCCAGGAAGCCCTCCGTAAACTTcttggttgaatgaatgagaagGTAGGTGACTGAGGCAGCAGGGCTAGAGAGGGCATCTCTGCTTATCCCCACCCCTGGCTGCGTCCCCTGGGCTCCTGCAGACAAAAGTAATTAGGTTGAGCCTTTAATCACAGCTGGTTTCACAGGCAGGCggacaaggaaaagagaaacgcGAAGTTGTGGGGACACCAGCATGCTGGCTTGTGCTGGGTCTTGGGCAGTGCCTCCCTCTGGGACCCCTACAGCCCCCCACCGCTTCTCAGTAATCTGCTGTTTTCTTGTCTCCCTCAGGACACTAGGTTCCCTACAAGCCGCCCCAGGCTTAATGATTGTCCAGAAGGTGGCTATAAAGGGAGC
This window of the Canis lupus dingo isolate Sandy chromosome 5, ASM325472v2, whole genome shotgun sequence genome carries:
- the LOC118354680 gene encoding translation initiation factor IF-2-like; translated protein: MQLQNLWGALWPAGGCRVRDNTARRREGAPADFRRQCRARPPPRARATRPRLFRTVGKAIGAEGVGASGAGGRTQSPRGSSPRAPSGSVPQDGARRRLSAPAQPRVLKLPGTPDSAREPTDPGARAGEVRRRRTGAKKTAAGFRSFQPLINLQSKSSEPSSLPSCSGDQAAAAPELSPYCPPATSSGIAGILPPTWRPRPAARSACTCRPPALLRLGLYFHRDAVALHAEATSSASGPGTSAGSPGALGCKPGPAAAPSRRTSRGLPGRTLQTPEPPGEPEAGPRGSASPGQCPRRLGTCQRT